A genomic segment from Segniliparus rotundus DSM 44985 encodes:
- the eccD gene encoding type VII secretion integral membrane protein EccD, with translation MTEGSTLANSHDNAWSGEAPASSASGGVASPLVRVAVLGDGKLADLALPTDLPLREIIPAVRRLVAPTSPDETTPDGRRLSLAPLGGAPFSLDATLDAVGIVDGDLLALQPLPAGPAAASVVEDVADAAALAGARVGPGWNVGLTQRVARVTAAVFLLLFTVVASAWWSHGGGVPARCALVGVAVAAVAASLVLRSRRSPEASAVPSAAVLLPLVALFPVTAAAAALVPGPFGPAQLLLAAAAATTWAVLCVLGSERSTAFFTAVAAFGLAHVLVCGAQVLWHISSPASPCVLILLGLALTVAAPALSVLFARLPLPDLPAPGDPLPAPNDKTVLADLPRRASRAASLHTGLIAGATSTLVLGVLCLLPTAANGAGSGNFWRWYVALAALSATVLRARVPAGAAAKAWLVTAPALVAALGAGIAARAGQWLWALVLAGVLGVIAAIWLVVAARPKLADPEGYSLPARRAVNLFALALDASLIPVIAYLCGVFQWVLAG, from the coding sequence ATGACCGAGGGTTCGACCCTGGCCAACTCGCACGACAACGCATGGTCGGGGGAAGCTCCCGCGAGTTCGGCGAGCGGGGGGGTTGCTTCGCCGTTGGTTCGTGTCGCCGTGCTCGGCGACGGCAAACTGGCTGATCTTGCCTTGCCGACCGACCTGCCGCTTCGTGAGATCATCCCGGCGGTGCGCCGACTGGTCGCTCCGACTTCGCCGGACGAAACCACCCCGGACGGGCGACGGCTCAGCCTCGCTCCGCTCGGCGGCGCGCCGTTCAGCCTGGACGCCACATTGGACGCGGTCGGCATCGTCGACGGCGACCTGCTCGCGCTGCAGCCGTTGCCCGCCGGGCCTGCGGCTGCCAGCGTGGTGGAAGACGTCGCGGATGCGGCGGCTCTCGCCGGGGCGCGAGTCGGACCTGGTTGGAACGTCGGCCTCACCCAGCGCGTTGCCCGCGTGACGGCCGCGGTCTTCTTGCTGCTGTTCACCGTGGTCGCCTCGGCCTGGTGGTCTCACGGCGGCGGTGTGCCTGCGCGCTGCGCGCTCGTCGGAGTCGCAGTGGCGGCGGTGGCGGCGAGCCTGGTTTTGCGCTCGCGGCGCTCCCCGGAGGCTTCGGCTGTGCCCAGCGCCGCAGTGCTGTTGCCTCTTGTGGCGTTGTTCCCGGTGACCGCCGCGGCGGCCGCGCTCGTCCCTGGCCCGTTCGGACCGGCGCAGCTTCTGCTCGCCGCCGCGGCCGCGACCACATGGGCGGTGCTCTGTGTGCTCGGCTCCGAGCGCTCCACGGCGTTCTTCACCGCAGTGGCGGCCTTCGGCCTCGCACATGTCCTTGTCTGCGGCGCGCAGGTCCTCTGGCACATCTCCTCGCCTGCCTCGCCGTGTGTGCTGATCCTGCTCGGACTCGCGTTGACGGTCGCGGCGCCCGCGCTGTCTGTGCTGTTCGCCCGCCTGCCTTTGCCGGACCTGCCTGCGCCGGGCGATCCTTTGCCCGCGCCGAACGACAAGACGGTGCTCGCGGATCTGCCGCGCCGGGCGAGCCGGGCCGCGTCGCTGCACACAGGTTTGATCGCTGGTGCGACATCAACCCTCGTCTTGGGTGTGCTCTGCTTGCTGCCGACGGCGGCAAACGGCGCTGGGTCGGGCAACTTCTGGCGTTGGTATGTGGCGCTCGCCGCCCTGTCGGCCACTGTGTTGCGAGCCAGGGTGCCCGCAGGCGCCGCTGCCAAAGCATGGCTTGTCACCGCCCCGGCACTCGTCGCGGCGCTCGGCGCGGGGATCGCCGCACGAGCAGGGCAATGGCTCTGGGCGCTCGTGCTGGCGGGCGTGCTCGGGGTGATCGCCGCCATATGGCTCGTGGTCGCGGCGCGGCCCAAGCTCGCAGACCCCGAAGGCTACTCGCTGCCCGCCCGACGCGCGGTGAATCTGTTCGCCCTCGCCTTGGACGCGTCGCTGATCCCGGTGATCGCCTACCTGTGCGGCGTGTTCCAGTGGGTGCTCGCCGGATGA